The Drosophila innubila isolate TH190305 chromosome 3R unlocalized genomic scaffold, UK_Dinn_1.0 2_E_3R, whole genome shotgun sequence genome has a segment encoding these proteins:
- the LOC117792807 gene encoding uncharacterized protein LOC117792807, producing MDTTLEIWSMFVVLLTFAHGQSITTTTTTTETHTETETTEYGPISMVVDQLAGIAVDVSDQTSSQLQGNIERALSAVTGNIESLTTNAMDEMERAIIEANQFILDNPSCNPAWNLQEFTANVTHQLGGCTLNLGRLVEAFRRDGQKVMADVQSFIQQMAQLPIMCQGQQVGVALGALSFEFDNSNNCFMRGITAINQGLALAMHNASLFLLHTRQLSQEQVAQSQQCTDAVVYQVLQHLSAQRANCS from the exons ATGGATACCACACTTGAAATATGGAGCATGTTTGTAGTGTTGCTAACATTCGCA CATGGTCAAAGTATAACTACTACCACCACTACCACCGAGACCCacacggaaacggaaacgacAGAATATGGACCTATTAGTATGGTGGTGGATCAGCTTGCTGGAATAGCAGTGGATGTCAGTGATCAGACCTCCTCCCAATTGCAGGGAAATATAGAACGGGCTTTGAGTGCTGTGACGGGTAACATTGAAAGTCTGACCACCAATGCCATGGATGAAATGGAGAGAGCCATCATTGAAGCCAATCAGTTCATATTGGACAATCCTAGCTGTAATCCTGCTTGGAATCTGCAGGAGTTCACGGCGAATGTGACACATCAACTTGGCGGCTGTACTCTCAATCTGGGCAGACTAGTTGAAGCTTTTCGCCGCGACGGACAAAAAGTGATGGCCGATGTGCAGAGCTTTATCCAGCAGATGGCCCAATTGCCTATAATGTGCCAGGGTCAgcaggtgggcgtggcattgggGGCGTTGAGCTTTGAGtttgacaacagcaacaattgcttcATGCGCGGCATAACGGCAATCAATCAAGGATTAGCTCTGGCCATGCACAATGCCTCACTGTTTCTGTTGCACACACGCCAGTTGTCCCAGGAGCAAGTGGCGCAGTCCCAGCAATGCACCGATGCAGTTGTCTACCAGGTTCTTCAGCATCTCAGCGCTCAACGCGCCAATTGCAGCTAA
- the LOC117792797 gene encoding GDP-fucose transporter 1, whose translation MYQNLEEHNRLVNKYLKIFFVVALYWCTSILTVFVNKHLLSSDTVNLGAPLFMSWYQCVVSTAICFCMSRLSRRYPSVFTFPEGNPLDIDTFRKLLPLSVLYTLMIGANNLSLSFVTVAFYYIGRSLTTVFSVVLTYVILRQRTSFKCLLCCAAIVVGFWLGVDQESLTIAFSWRGTIFGVLSSLALAMYSIQTKKALSYVNQEIWLLSYYNNLYSMLLFLPLIILNGELGTLLAYQHFWAPWFWAAMTLSGFCGFAIGFVTALEIKVTSPLTHNISGTAKACAQTVIATQYYNDVRSAIWWTSNIVVLLASAAYTRVKQLEMLQQHQQRNAATLKA comes from the exons atgtatcAAAATTTAGAGGAGCACAATCGGCTggtgaataaatatttaaagatattctTTGTAGTTGCATTGTACTG GTGCACCTCCATACTGACTGTGTTTGTGAACAAGCATCTGCTGAGCAGCGATACTGTTAATTTGGGTGCACCACTGTTCATGTCATGGTATCAGTGTGTTGTATCCACCGCAATATGCTTTTGTATGAGTCGCCTCAGCCGGAGGTATCCAAGTGTATTTACCTTTCCGGAAGGCAATCCCCTGGACATTGATACATTTCGAAAGCTTCTGCCCCTTTCCGTGCTCTATACGCTGATGATTGGGGCCAATAACTTGTCGCTGTCGTTTGTAACAGTTGCCTTTTATTACATTGGACGGTCGTTAACCACAGTGTTTAGTGTGGTGTTGACCTATGTGATCCTGAGGCAACGTACCAGCTTTAAGTGCTTGTTGTGCTGTGCTGCCATTGTGGTGGGCTTTTGGCTGGGCGTGGATCAGGAAAGCTTAACGATAGCCTTCTCTTGGCGTGGCACGATTTTCGGTGTGCTTAGTTCCTTGGCATTGGCCATGTACTCGATACAAACGAAGAAGGCGCTGTCTTATGTTAACCAGGAAATCTGGCTGCTCAGCTACTATAATAATCTGTACTCCATGTTGCTATTTTTACCactaattatattaaacgGAGAACTGGGTACCCTCTTGGCTTATCAACACTTTTGGGCTCCCTGGTTCTGGGCTGCCATGACGCTGAGTGGATTTTGTGGTTTCGCCATTGGCTTTGTCACAGCTTTGGAGATAAAG GTTACCTCACCGCTAACGCACAACATCTCTGGCACTGCTAAAGCATGCGCCCAGACAGTTATTGCCACGCAGTATTACAACGATGTGCGATCGGCCATCTGGTGGACTTCGAATATAGTTGTATTGCTAGCTAGTGCTGCCTATACGCGGGTCAAGCAGTTGGAAATGttgcaacagcatcaacagcgaAATGCTGCCACATTAAAAGCCTGA
- the LOC117792791 gene encoding uncharacterized protein LOC117792791 — MSKVSLVWLLPLFLLLGNAWGHQELSNLLEQQKKDFDLSPAEVDALRPLYRELQAQYDYIYSQKLQDGDGSAHLEQPTDLKMDDDYAKAFDELRAQFAGYVSYKPSIDYDTSLPTLEQLIGSPRADMTEQELMEWQDLQAILQDVIDESQLGINQLVKRAIDLEINLLTLNKPKIVLAVIAGLETMWKFWGRGAQAAYCSYSHVPQFTEALHAINGGVDCYTYTMGIVLKIQNETVASIKEIKRNIQGLVKIYQKIAAKKTLMGQILTGTLNVFSALRRVHDIIAVGIAGYDKVNNELPGAAQHSAQCGVDFVNSIPQMIETTQNVTTCITFVNPDKPDYEFLKPEEDRYYNTGGKPEDIPHENDVDEDDDDDNNADHADDDYVDHR; from the coding sequence ATGTCGAAAGTGTCGCTGGTGtggctgctgccgctgtttcTGCTCCTTGGCAATGCCTGGGGACATCAGGAGCTGAGCAATCTGCTGGAGCAGCAGAAGAAGGATTTCGATTTGTCGCCAGCTGAAGTGGATGCCTTGCGTCCATTATATCGCGAGCTGCAGGCACAGTATGATTATATTTACAGCCAAAAGTTGCAGGATGGCGATGGCAGTGCTCACTTGGAACAGCCAACCGATCTTAAGATGGATGATGATTATGCCAAGGCTTTTGATGAGCTCCGTGCTCAGTTTGCCGGATATGTGAGCTATAAGCCAAGCATTGATTACGACACGTCGCTGCCGACCTTGGAACAGTTAATAGGATCACCTAGGGCTGATATGACGGAGCAGGAGCTGATGGAGTGGCAGGATCTACAGGCTATACTCCAGGATGTGATTGACGAGTCCCAGTTGGGTATCAATCAGCTCGTGAAACGCGCCATCGACCTGGAAATCAATTTGTTGACTCTCAACAAGCCAAAGATTGTGTTGGCTGTCATCGCTGGTCTGGAGACCATGTGGAAGTTCTGGGGACGTGGCGCACAGGCTGCTTACTGCAGCTACTCCCACGTGCCACAATTTACCGAGGCACTTCACGCCATCAACGGTGGCGTCGATTGCTACACCTACACCATGGGAATCGTACTAAAGATCCAGAATGAAACCGTCGCCTCCATCAAAGAGATAAAGCGTAATATCCAAGGTCTTGTGAAGATCTATCAGAAGATTGCCGCCAAGAAAACTTTAATGGGACAAATACTAACCGGAACGTTGAATGTGTTCAGTGCTCTCCGCCGGGTGCACGACATCATCGCGGTGGGCATCGCTGGCTATGACAAGGTCAACAACGAATTGCCAGGTGCGGCACAACATTCAGCTCAATGTGGCGTCGATTTTGTCAATAGCATTCCACAAATGATTGAAACGACACAAAATGTGACGACCTGCATCACCTTCGTCAACCCCGACAAACCAGATTATGAATTCCTCAAGCCGGAGGAGGATCGCTATTATAACACCGGTGGAAAACCTGAGGATATTCCCCACGAGAACGACGTCgatgaagatgatgacgacgacaatAATGCCGATCATGCCGATGATGACTACGTGGATCATAGATAG
- the LOC117792793 gene encoding 50S ribosomal protein L1 codes for MLSLLSSMRAVAVRQQTGEALRCLHLTAVTDAARKGTREKARKKKVKVEVKKVGFIPHNQRDKKINVKRADKHVDDSWKQVSKDDVYVGRYYRWPVYTVAEAIQCHRETHHPSMYNVPNAPLNVEIELNMQGEKATRFVDNFQRMAMIPHKFDHGEDRKIIVFTKGNEEITEARDAGASLVGGVELIKDITNGELLLSDYQYIIAHPNILAELVALRGLMKRKFPNPKNETLGTNLAEMIVKFSNGISYSASKDEYQQNFGLITASVGTLNMDAQHLEENISFLLQDVNTVRPKRDGRFITRVLLKSPPSSEQLKIDPFVYVTELYDKNTAKVKKESKKQEEPVEAEEKAAAAVSN; via the exons ATGTTATCGCTTTTATCATCAATGCGCGCCGTGGCTGTGCGTCAACAAACTGGAGAAGCACTGCGCTGCCTGCACCTGACTGCAGTCACAGATGCGGCTCGAAAAGGCACTCGTGAAAAAGCACGTAAGAAGAAGGTTAAAGTAGAGGTGAAGAAAGTGGGATTCATTCCTCATAACCAGCGTGACAAGAA aataaatgttAAGCGCGCTGACAAACACGTGGATGACTCTTGGAAGCAGGTGTCTAAAGATGATGTCTACGTGGGTCGCTATTACCGGTGGCCGGTGTACACAGTTGCTGAGGCCATACAGTGTCATCGAGAGACGCATCACCCGAGCATGTACAATGTACCCAATGCGCCACTCAATGTGGAAATTGAGCTAAATATGCAAGGTGAAAAGGCAACACGATTTGTGGACAACTTCCAGCGAATGGCCATGATACCGCACAAGTTCGATCACGGCGAAGATCGCAAGATTATAGTATTTACAAAGGGCAAC GAAGAAATTACAGAAGCGCGTGATGCTGGTGCGTCGCTTGTTGGTGGCGTAGAGCTGATTAAGGATATAACAAACGGCGAGCTGTTGCTCTCCGACTATCAGTACATCATTGCACATCCCAATATTCTGGCCGAGCTCGTTGCACTGCGTGGTCTGATGAAGCGCAAATTTCCAAATCCCAAAAATGAAACACTAGGAACAAATCTGGCCGAAATGATTGTAAAGTTTTCTAATGGCATAAGCTACAGTGCAAGCAAAGACGAATATCAGCAGAACTTTGGCTTGATAACTGCCAGCGTAGGCACTCTGAACATGGACGCACAACATCTGGAGGAGAACATAAGCTTTCTGTTGCAAGACGTCAATACAGTACGCCCCAAACGCGATGGACGCTTCATCACACGCGTCCTGCTCAAGAGTCCACCCAGCAGCGAGCAACTGAAGATCGATCCATTCGTATATGTAACTGAACTCTATGATAAAAACACTGCCAAAGTGAAGAAGGAAAGCAAGAAGCAAGAGGAACCAGTGGAGGCAGAAGAGAAGGCGGCAGCTGCCGTGTCAAATtag
- the LOC117792809 gene encoding protein SGT1 homolog, translating into MSVRFDWYQSEAKVVVTVLLKNAPEKNYNVKIEADKVHMTADGYELLLHLLHPIVVERSSHKAYTTKVEITLAKETGVRWETLEQNANSASLAAPIPTRQVKNWDRLVSEEEKIEEKEAKGEAALSQLFKKIYSSSTPEVQKAMNKSFSESGGTVLSTNWNEVSKDKVDIKPPEGTEFRNWD; encoded by the coding sequence ATGTCCGTGCGTTTTGATTGGTACCAATCGGAGGCAAAAGTGGTTGTAACCGTGCTGCTGAAGAACGCTCCAGAGAAGAATTACAACGTTAAAATTGAGGCAGATAAAGTACATATGACTGCAGATGGCTACGAACTGCTGCTCCATCTGCTCCACCCCATCGTCGTAGAGCGCTCCTCACACAAGGCATATACAACGAAAGTAGAGATAACTTTGGCCAAAGAAACGGGCGTGCGCTGGGAGACGCTGGAACAGAATGCCAACTCCGCGTCGCTGGCTGCTCCAATTCCAACGCGTCAGGTGAAGAACTGGGATCGTTTGGTCAGCGAGGAGGAGAAAATTGAAGAGAAGGAAGCTAAGGGCGAGGCAGCCCTCAGTCAGCTGTTTAAAAAGATCTACAGCTCATCCACACCGGAAGTGCAGAAGGCCATGAACAAATCATTTTCGGAATCTGGCGGCACTGTGCTGAGCACAAACTGGAATGAAGTGTCCAAGGATAAGGTTGACATTAAACCGCCCGAAGGAACCGAATTCCGCAATTGGGATTAA
- the LOC117792773 gene encoding uncharacterized protein LOC117792773 produces MDKAPPPKPRRTRQRINAMHYESLPTAPPAMCGRADENIFQFPIVASRARNLSASPKQCLEKDLPVCEHGKHSCYFCQPYRADRGTIEPLKNRLNSAIEAMDQLHRTYALLEGFLEQKLATITDNEEETQIEQMPQTPGPAPTSAAPVLTPTTPAVDTEFELEHSLTWLESLLGTEVVPPTKHGKFKRIRERSKSMMEDEISMYLRGDRQLKMSTSRPYLLRRQSTYSDNKSKVSKWTKVKAAFKWERANVPPTGSQEPGTLMPLNIEVERYLKVPISTAGGSSSADSIISSSSGHFMSETGGTPGTISSASSMDELDAGNRQAMRRHSSKSVSHTPNHEVELRKSATDERLDAARPTMPSKSSSNKSLRRSKAFSDFEVLPEDHVAEIKSTSSRRNKLPPSPLNLNQVCSDLPQLHSPLKSPKDGNHTMPRMRHVNSPGNSSVPSSPSRHSDFFGEFESEDISSGDYSEPTTPNYMQFKQREFERSSASNRSVKLCSGGPGSISGKRSSEEHSPTQLLHSELMSTEQLEQNLTPQFKKKLHKWRAKQQSSNCYATSEPASSPTAKSQSGGELKPKIDWNLWSSGALKLEGQGLCALPDQKDLPEKFQKKLEQWNRLKCTPGGGTNSDNDSLKRSSKHNQSTRRGSDDDRWYKHKSHDKEKLARLKAIVAPDHTSKNIEVKTSDGEVMKFEGISRKFTRKLYEWEKARGIGPEASTFALLHPGYCPIDVRRINKDCNKATTEHSPTLSRSLSLDSVAPSVNQAQVISQQASSLSLNDVNEFKEDCVDSTDHEFKKYDEPEAVMVEVEEHIHDTASPLVTAHTLVEQQTPIYKYEEVQCNDYVNSRRVQSFESHTNLAPLLGALKRAEDLFGQLREASPDIVEHVAMRDCQAALLSIRSIYPYYSNNLMKPSVLNAVSDVQSELGRLAELCLKSPLDEACCQETMQERHNEYMEELQGLHESLLCLKLSIQGGSNRYPRDIVPDINITSEDGQQLETSSSYATCDASSRDYLLSLEDHSAASPSPMEHETETSTTTGTLCRASVPLTSVNAAKKKLRLRKMGSRQNSKTESDSSDADTQSVLETPRRLRRKNFRLKQRSLDDDFRLSSFIPVTTTATPHTEADDIICSSLKVKPGERIEESQSIASGMPNAAAKLSGFVPPPLPELHSRSYNTNANVFVKTKRKLFTTVLEPNAAEGIALIEKELESPTHSVEEAQASSSKLTTPRPLSLYKSISLERLAPLRVREPLRKCQSNENMRRVSISVRPPLASDSMQRLACSKRQLATTAFPQAPPRRGHLYKKNSLHKSQSATVSNNIEHRIAKTSSGSTVSKVCQSSRVVPNKLDNTLPRIQRKLEGKGKALLTPTKPNHFEFPPPTLEPERPTTPISERALRLQLAKAQFLQSAPVTPRQEPTTPIAINDAALLHKSVSVGSMRGDTGRSTEQLQQEATTDQESVSNSSAYDSLPRSVSRSGRISSKLGFATLASKLRRGGKKSKDPPAPGPTGSALSVLCRQTLLADVIALPQARTGDRPPPSPNASSSGRNVHKSQSSPQAALGAGSSINLHDSYEGLNKSLSEQYVRHLKESDV; encoded by the exons ATGGATAAGGCGCCACCGCCAAAGCCGCGTCGAACGCGTCAAAGGATCAATGCCATGCACTATGAATCCTTGCCGACAGCGCCGCCTGCAATGTGTGGGCGTGCCGATGAGAATATCTTTCAGTTTCCCATTGTGGCATCCCGTGCCCGGAATCTGTCTGCCTCGCCAAAGCAATGCCTGGAAAAGGATTTGCCCGTTTGCGAGCATGGCAAGCACAGCTGCTATTTCTGTCAACCTTATCGGGCGGATCGGGGTACAATTGAGCCGCTCAAGAATCGACTCAACTCGGCCATTGAGGCAATGGATCAGCTGCATCGCACCTATGCCTTGTTGGAGGGTTTTCTGGAGCAAAAGCTGGCCACCATCACCGACAACGAGGAGGAGACGCAGATCGAGCAAATGCCACAGACACCTGGACCAGCTCCTACGTCAGCTGCTCCTGTTCTGACCCCAACAACACCTGCAGTAGATACCGAATTTGAGCTGGAGCACTCGCTGACCTGGCTGGAGTCATTGCTGGGCACAGAAGTGGTGCCACCCACCAAACACGGTAAATTCAAGCG CATACGGGAACGCAGCAAATCGATGATGGAGGATGAGATTAGCATGTACTTGAGGGGAGACCGACAGTTGAAGATGAGCACCTCTCGACCATATTTGCTGCGTCGCCAGAGTACGTACAGCGACAACAAATCCAAGGTCTCCAAGTGGACCAAGGTGAAGGCGGCCTTTAAATGGGAGCGTGCCAATGTGCCGCCAACTGGTAGCCAGGAGCCAGGCACATTGATGCCACTGAACATAGAGGTGGAAAG ATATTTAAAGGTTCCAATTAGCACGGCGGGTGGGAGTAGTTCAGCGGATAGCATCATTAGCTCCTCGTCGGGGCATTTCATGAGTGAAACGGGCGGCACGCCAGGCACCATCAGTTCGGCCAGTTCCATGGATGAGCTGGATGCGGGCAATCGGCAAGCTATGC GTCGCCATTCATCCAAGAGCGTCTCGCATACGCCCAACCATGAGGTGGAGCTGCGTAAATCCGCCACAGATGAACGCTTGGATGCGGCCAGGCCAACGATGCCAAGTAAATCCTCCTCGAACAAGTCGCTGCGTCGGTCGAAAGCTTTCTCCGATTTTGAGGTGTTGCCGGAGGATCATGTGGCGGAGATAAAGTCGACGAGTAGTCGAAGGAACAAATTGCCGCCAAGTCCATTGAATCTCAATCAGGTGTGCAGTGATCTACCCCAACTCCACTCGCCACTCAAGAGTCCCAAGGATGGCAATCACACGATGCCGAGAATGCGACATGTCAACTCACCTGGCAACTCCTCCGTGCCGAGCAGCCCATCCCGACATTCGGATTTCTTTGGTGAATTCG AGAGCGAGGATATATCGAGTGGCGATTATTCGGAGCCGACAACGCCAAATT ATATGCAGTTCAAGCAGCGCGAATTCGAGCGATCCAGTGCCAGTAATCGCA GCGTCAAGCTATGCAGTGGTGGACCTGGCAGCATCAGCGGCAAACGGAGCAGCGAGGAGCATTCCCCGACGCAGTTGCTCCACAGCGAGCTGATGTCCACGGAGCAACTGGAGCAGAATCTGACGCCGCAGTTCAAGAAGAAGCTGCACAAATGGCGCGCCAAGCAGCAGAGCTCCAATTGCTATGCCACCTCAGAGCCAGCGTCCAGTCCAACGGCCAAGAGTCAAAGTGGTGGAGAATTAAAGCCGAAAATCGATTGGAATCTCTGGAGTTCGGGCGCATTAAAGCTCGAGGGTCAGGGCTTGTGTGCGCTGCCGGATCAAAAGGATTTGCCCGAGAAGTTCCAAAAGAAGTTGG AGCAATGGAACCGCTTGAAATGCACGCCAGGTGGCGGCACAAACTCCGATAATGATTCGCTCAAACGGAGCTCCAAGCACAACCAATCCACGCGTCGTGGCTCCGATGATGATCGTTGGTACAAGCACAAGTCGCACGACAAGGAAAA ATTGGCGCGCCTTAAAGCCATCGTGGCACCGGATCATACGTCCAAGAACATTGAGGTCAAGACCTCCGACGGTGAGGTCATGAAATTTGAGGGCATCTCAAGAAAGTTCACGCGAAAGCTTTACGAATGGGAAAAGGCGAGAGGCATTGGACCAGAGGCATCCACATTTGCTTTACTGCATCCCGGCTACTGTCCCATCGATGTGCGACGCATTAACAAGGACTGCAACAAGG CCACCACTGAGCACTCGCCGACCCTGAGTCGTTCATTGTCCTTGGATAGTGTGGCGCCGAGCGTGAATCAGGCACAGGTTATCTCACAGCAGGCTTCGTCCTTGTCCCTTAACGATGTCAACGAATTCAAGGAGGATTGTGTGGACTCAACCGATCACGAGTTTAAGAAATACGACGAACCGGAGGCTGTTATGGTCGAGGTGGAGGAGCACATACATGACACCGCCTCTCCGCTGGTTACGGCCCACACGCTGGTGGAGCAACAGACACCTATTTACAAGTACGAGGAGGTGCAGTGCAATGACTATGT CAACTCGCGTCGCGTGCAAAGCTTCGAGTCGCACACGAATCTTGCCCCTTTGTTGGGTGCACTGAAACGTGCCGAGGATCTATTTGGTCAGCTGAGAGAAGCCTCGCCTGACATTGTCGAGCATGTCGCAATGCGGGATTGCCAGGCAGCTTTGCTGAGCATTCGCAGCATTTATCCATATTATTCCAACAATTTAATGAAGCCGAGCGTGCTCAATGCCGTCTCCGATGTCCAGAGTGAGCTGGGAAGACTCGCCGAGCTG TGTCTGAAGTCGCCGTTGGACGAGGCTTGTTGCCAGGAGACGATGCAGGAGCGCCACAACGAGTATATGGAGGAATTGCAGGGTCTGCACGAGTCTCTGCTCTGTCTAAAGTTATCCATAC AGGGTGGCTCGAATCGTTATCCTCGCGATATTGTGCCGGACATCAACATAACTAGCGAGGATGGACAGCAGCTGGAGACGAGCTCCTCGTATGCCACCTGTGATGCTTCTAGTCGAGATTATTTACTTTCTCTAGAGGATCACAGTGCCGCCTCACCGTCACCAATGGAGCACGAGACAGAGACGAGCACCACAACGGGCACCTTGTGCCGGGCAAGTGTTCCACTCACCAGTGTAAATGCTGCCAAGAAGAAGCTGCGTCTTCGCAAGATGGGATCACGCCAGAACAGCAAGACAGAGAGCGATAGCAGCGATGCAGATACTCAGAGTGTGTTGGAGACACCACGACGATTGCGTCGCAAGAACTTTCGGCTGAAGCAGCGCTCCTTGGACGATGACTTCCGCTTGAGCTCTTTTATACCGGTCACAACCACAGCCACGCCCCACACGGAGGCGGATGACATCATTTGCAGTTCCCTCAAAGTGAAGCCTGGTGAACGCATCGAGGAATCCCAGAGCATTGCGAGTGGCATGCCGAATGCGGCGGCCAAATTGAGTGGCTTTGTGCCTCCTCCATTGCCAGAGCTTCATTCGCGCAGCTACAACACGAATGCAAATGTGTTTGTCAAAACCAAACGAAAGCTTTTCACCACTGTGCTGGAACCCAACGCAGCCGAGGGCATAGCGCTCATCGAGAAGGAGCTGGAGAGTCCAACGCATAGTGTTGAGGAGGCACAGGCTTCCAGTTCCAAGTTGACCACGCCACGTCCACTCAGTCTCTACAAATCCATCAGCCTGGAGCGATTGGCGCCACTTCGAGTCAGGGAGCCGCTGCGCAAGTGCCAGAGCAATGAGAATATGCGTCGAGTGTCCATCTCCGTGCGTCCGCCTCTAGCCAGCGATAGCATGCAGCGTCTGGCGTGTTCCAAGCGACAACTGGCCACAACGGCATTTCCACAGGCACCACCAAGAAGGGGGCATCTCTACAAGAAGAATTCGCTGCACAAGTCGCAGAGCGCCACAGTTAGCAATAACATTGAGCACAGGATCGCCAAGACCAGCTCCGGCTCGACGGTGAGCAAGGTGTGTCAATCCTCTAGGGTGGTTCCCAACAAGCTGGACAACACGCTGCCACGCATTCAACGCAAGTTGGAGGGCAAAGGGAAAGCTCTGCTCACACCCACCAAACCCAATCATTTTGAGTTTCCGCCACCCACTTTGGAGCCGGAGCGTCCGACAACTCCAATCTCGGAGCGTGCCTTGCGACTGCAACTGGCAAAGGCGCAGTTCCTGCAGAGTGCTCCAGTCACTCCTCGGCAGGAGCCAACGACACCCATTGCCATCAATGATGCGGCCTTGTTGCACAAAAGTGTCAGCGTCGGCAGCATGAGAGGCGACACGGGCCGTTCCacggagcaactgcagcaggaAGCGACCACGGATCAGGAGAGTGTTAGCAACTCCAGTGCCTATGATAGTTTGCCACGATCCGTTAGCCGATCGGGTCGCATCTCTAGTAAACTTGGCTTTGCCACACTTGCCTCCAAGTTGCGTCGCGGCGGCAAAAAGTCCAAGGACCCGCCGGCTCCTGGACCCACTGGAAGTGCCCTCTCTGTGCTCTGCCGCCAAACGCTGTTGGCCGATGTGATTGCCCTGCCACAGGCTCGTACCGGAGATCGTCCACCGCCCAGTCCCAATGCATCCAGCTCCGGTCGCAATGTGCATAAATCCCAGAGTTCGCCGCAGGCAGCATTGGGTGCAGGATCCTCAATCAACCTGCATGACAGCTACGAGGGCCTCAACAAATCCCTCAGTGAGCAGTATGTACGCCACCTTAAGGAGAGCGATGTCTAG